The following proteins are encoded in a genomic region of Ammospiza caudacuta isolate bAmmCau1 chromosome 3, bAmmCau1.pri, whole genome shotgun sequence:
- the MPV17 gene encoding protein Mpv17 yields MAALRRGCGRLLARRPGAAQALTAGALMGAGDVIAQQLVEQRGLHGHQCPRTLKMMGIGFCFVGPVVGSWYRILDWLIPGNTKVVAVKKVILDQGGFAPCFLGCFLAVTGATNGLSLQENWAKIQQDYMDALVTNYCIWPPVQIANFYFVPLQHRLAVVQCVAIVWNCYLSWKANRM; encoded by the exons ATGGCGGCGCTCCGGAGGGGCTGCGGGCGGCTGCTGGCGCGGCGGCCCGGGGCGGCGCAGGCGCTCACGGCCG GGGCCCTgatgggagctggggatgtgATTGCACAGCAGCTGGTGGAGCAGCGGGGGCTGCATGGGCACCAATGCCCCCGCACCCTGAAAATGATGGGCATTGGCTTCTGCTTTGTG ggccctgtTGTGGGCAGCTGGTACAGGATCTTGGACTGGCTCATCCCAGGGAACACAAAAGTTGTGGCTGTGAAGAAGGTGATCCTGGACCAG GGGGGCTTCGCTCCGTGCTTCCTTGGCTGCTTCCTGGCTGTCACAGGGGCCACCAACGGGCTCTCACTGCAGGAGAACTGGGCCAAGATCCAGCAG gaCTACATGGATGCCCTGGTGACCAATTACTGT ATCTGGCCACCCGTGCAAATTGCCAACTTCTACTTtgtgcctctgcagcacag gctggctgtTGTCCAGTGTGTTGCCATCGTCTGGAACTGCTACCTGTCCTGGAAGGCGAATCGGATGTGA